In Corylus avellana chromosome ca2, CavTom2PMs-1.0, the following proteins share a genomic window:
- the LOC132170604 gene encoding translationally-controlled tumor protein homolog, giving the protein MLVYQDLLTGDELLSDSFPYKEIENGILWEVEGKWVVQGAVDVNIGANPSAEGGDEDEGVDDQTVKVVDIVDTFRLQEQPTFDKKQFVTYMKRYIKSLAAKLDPEQQVVFKKHIEGATKYLLSKLSDLQFFIGESLHEDCCLVFAYYKEGATDPTFIYLAHGLKEVKC; this is encoded by the exons ATGCTGGTTTACCAGGATCTTCTCACAG gTGACGAGCTTCTCTCCGATTCTTTCCCTTACAAGGAAATTGAGAATGGAATTCTGTGGGAAGTGGAAGGAAAG TGGGTTGTTCAAGGAGCAGTCGATGTAAACATTGGAGCAAACCCTTCTGCTGAAGGTGGAGATGAGGATGAAGGTGTTGATGACCAAACTGTCAAGGTTGTTGACATCGTTGATACCTTTAGGCTTCAG GAACAACCTACTTTTGACAAGAAGCAGTTTGTCACATACATGAAGAGATACATCAAGAGTCTGGCAGCCAAATTGGATCCAGAGCAGCAAGTGGTGTTTAAGAAGCACATTGAGGGAGCTACCAAGTACCTCCTTTCAAAGCTCAGCGACCTTCAATT TTTTATTGGTGAAAGCTTGCATGAAGATTGCTGTTTGGTCTTTGCATATTACAAGGAAGGTGCCACTGATCCTACCTTTATCTACCTTGCCCATGGGTTGAAGGAAGTCAAGTGTTAA
- the LOC132170436 gene encoding E3 ubiquitin-protein ligase RFI2 — translation MGLGNDDVSAVDESADDGGGGVGGGTGGKGFGSVSCSICLEVVADNGDRSWAKLQCGHQFHLDCIGSAFNVKGVMQCPNCRKIEKGQWLYANGGRSFPEISMDDWAHDEDLYDLGYSEMSFGVHWCPFGSLARLPSSFEEGEFSSSAYHDLLGQHAIFADHTAVSSATHPCPYIAYFGPIPPSSSNSNGSVSEASNLNSHWGPSVPSEIPTSYAFPAMDLHYHSWEHHSSPFPASNSRIAAADQPSILPVTQRSTRTSSDIPRSGSLMHPFLGHSSGGRPGSSVASSMIPPYPGSNARARDRVQALQAYYQQQQPSNSSSMRTPIIPGTRRTGSHRGLAQVGPVASSSEQSSGFYIVPPGRNFQEAENPLSNRFHSWERDHLPSFSMTQVDRDSGWGTYHQAAGGSDTSIRSSTFRQRHGSERTPAQNRS, via the exons ATGGGGCTCGGGAACGACGACGTTTCGGCAGTTGACGAGAGCGCCGATGACGGTGGTGGAGGCGTTGGTGGTGGAACCGGAGGCAAAGGCTTCGGCTCGGTGTCGTGCTCGATTTGCCTCGAGGTGGTGGCCGATAATGGGGATAGATCTTGGGCCAAGCTTCAATGTGGCCACCAATTCCATCTCG aCTGCATTGGTTCAGCATTCAATGTAAAGGGTGTGATGCAGTGCCCTAATTGTAGGAAGATTGAAAAGGGCCAATGGCTTTATGCTAATGGCGGTCGATCTTTTCCAGAAATTAGTATGGATGACTGGGCCCATGATGAAGATCTTTATGATCTAGGCTACTCTGAAATG TCATTCGGGGTTCACTGGTGTCCATTTGGTAGTTTAGCGCGACTTCCTTCATCGTTTGA GGAAGGGGAATTTTCATCGAGTGCAT ATCATGATCTACTGGGACAACATGCTATCTTTGCTGATCATACAGCTGTATCGTCTGCTACTCATCCATGTCCATATATTGCTTACTTTGGACCAATACCTCCGTCATCCTCAAATTCCAATGGAAGTGTTTCAGAGGCTTCTAACTTAAACAGTCACTGGGGCCCATCCGTACCTAGTGAGATACCAACTTCCTATGCTTTTCCTGCCATGGATCTTCATTATCACAGTTGGGAGCACCATTCCTCTCCCTTCCCTGCAAGCAATAGTCGTATTGCTGCAGCTGATCAACCTTCCATCCTGCCTGTTACTCAAAGGTCGACAAGGACCAGCTCTGATATACCAAGATCAGGATCTCTTATGCATCCGTTCCTCGGTCACAG TTCTGGTGGTAGACCAGGGAGCTCAGTGGCTTCTTCAATGATTCCACCTTATCCAGGCAGTAATGCACGAGCCCGTGATAGAGTCCAAGCTCTCCAGGCATACTATCAGCAACAACAACCAAGCAATTCAAGTTCCATGCGCACACCCATCATTCCTGGCACCCGAAGAACCGGCAGCCATAGAGGCTTGGCTCAAGTAGGTCCAGTGGCTTCGTCATCTGAACAGTCAAGTGGCTTCTATATTGTCCCACCAGGTCGGAACTTTCAAGAAGCAGAAAATCCTTTGTCAAATCGATTCCATTCATGGGAAAGAGATCATTTGCCTTCATTCTCAATGACCCAGGTCGACAGAGACTCAGGTTGGGGGACATATCACCAGGCTGCTGGTGGGTCAGATACCAGTATCAGGTCCAGCACATTCCGGCAAAGGCATGGATCCGAGAGGACACCTGCACAAAATCGGTCATAA
- the LOC132170595 gene encoding serine/arginine-rich splicing factor SR30 has product MSSRSSRTIYVGNLPGDTRMKEVEDLFYKYGPIVDIDLKLPPRPPGYAFIEFEDPRDAEDAISHRDGYNFDGCRLRVELAHGGRGISSSVDRYSSYSGGGSSRGIPRHSDYRVLVTGLPPSASWQDLKDYMRQAGDVLFSQVFRDRGGMAGIVDYAHYDDMKYAIKKLDDTAFRNAFSRSYIRVREYDSNDSRRSYSRSRSRDSRRSYSKSPSSDFMSRSPSHSRSYSGRSRSISPKRKYSQRSPSVSHSRSRSRSRSPVTSPPRHKSRRSPSRSITSLSQSRSPSVRSERSRSVDSRDRY; this is encoded by the exons ATGAGTAGCCGCTCAAGCCGTACCATCTATGTTGGAAATCTCCCTGGTGATACTCGTATGAAAGAAGTAGAAGATCTGTTTTATAAg TATGGGCCTATTGTTGACATTGATCTGAAGCTCCCACCAAGACCCCCAGGTTATGCTTTTATTGAG TTTGAAGACCCACGTGATGCTGAAGATGCAATTTCTCACCGGGATGGGTATAACTTTGATGGTTGTCGTTTGCGG GTTGAACTTGCACATGGCGGGCGAGGAATTTCATCATCAGTGGATCGCTATAGCAGTTATAGTGGTGGTGGCAGTAGCCGTGGTATTCCGAGGCATTCTGATTATCGTG TTTTGGTCACTGGATTACCTCCTTCTGCTTCATGGCAAGACCTAAAG GATTATATGCGTCAAGCTGGTGATGTCCTTTTCTCTCAAGTATTCCGTGATCGTGGTG GCATGGCAGGAATTGTGGATTATGCACACTATGATGACATGAAGTATGCT ATCAAAAAACTCGATGATACTGCATTTCGGAATGCTTTTTCGCGGTCTTACATACGA GTGAGGGAGTATGATTCAAATGATTCAAGAAGGAGCTACTCTAGAAGTCGCAGCCGTGATTCCAGACGGAGCTATTCAAAAAGCCCTAGTAGTGATTTTATGTCGAGAAGCCCAAGTCACAGCCGTAGCTATAGTGGCAGGAGCAGAAg TATATCTCCAAAGAGAAAATATTCACAACGATCTCCATCAGTATCTCATTCgag ATCTCGATCAAGATCCAGATCTCCAGTTACTTCG CCTCCTCGCCATAAAAGTCGTCGAAGTCCCAGCAGGAGCATTACAAGCCTATCACAATCCCGTTCACCTTCT GTAAGATCCGAACGAAGCCGTTCTGTTGACTCCAGGGATCGCTATTGA
- the LOC132171680 gene encoding uncharacterized protein LOC132171680, with protein sequence MAESKSKGESMREWIVEHKLRAVGCLWLSGIAGSIAYNWSQPNMKTSVKIIHARLHAQALTLAALAGAAAVEWYDHRSGAKADRYAKFFPPDAYSHKD encoded by the exons ATGGCGGAATCTAAGAGCAAAGGAGAATCTATGAGGGAATGGATTGTCGAGCACAAGCTTCGTGCtgttg GGTGTCTGTGGCTTAGCGGAATAGCGGGTTCGATTGCGTACAATTGGTCTCAACCAAATATGAAAACCAGTGTCAAGATCATTCACGCTAG GTTACATGCACAGGCTCTTACGCTGGCTGCATTAGCTGGTGCTGCAGCTGTTGAATGGTATGACCACAGATCAGGAGCAAAGGCTGATCGATATGCAAAGTTCTTTCCACCTGATGCTTACTCACATAAGGATTAA